One genomic window of Triplophysa rosa linkage group LG11, Trosa_1v2, whole genome shotgun sequence includes the following:
- the ccdc97 gene encoding coiled-coil domain-containing protein 97 → MWGEIEPHTKPREGENNSVTGAQSPNSPSLMKTQLWGEIEPFPKPKRRSSEADERCSDSPDIQTEKKERKEIFGGINPRTRCPPEDDRNTQVKVETGEGCPDSPNLQDEPSSCVNAMIEAISDSGSPVKSQQLGEPDLTLEERKKVLMDQYRSKPLVFLERYQAHLKPEHTEAFSHLSGDCRVQYYCKEIQKRTSSTTVRTRIRNHRYAALRALQKEGQYFSEEQMRVRDPLLYEQYIGQYLSEEEIFERSEESMRNGPKGLADLLINSYQEKLIQNRLEEEQEREQCAEEESDEEDCDEPRQAEWEPNEDEKAMLREEFLSQMHQRFLDGKDDFNYSEVDENPDYDNLDILNRDAEERYFDDDEEEAMMQ, encoded by the exons ATGTGGGGAGAAATCGAGCCACACACCAAACCCAGAGAGGGTGAAAACAACTCTGTGACAGGCGCGCAATCACCAAATTCTCCAAGTCTAATG AAGACACAACTGTGGGGGGAAATCGAGCCATTCCCCAAACCCAAGAGAAGGAGCTCGGAAGCAGATGAGAGATGCTCAGACTCTCCAGATATACAGACAGAG aagaaagaaagaaaagaaatctTTGGAGGAATCAACCCTCGCACCAGATGTCCTCCAGAGGATGATCGAAACACACAGGTGAAGGTTGAGACAGGTGAAGGTTGCCCAGACTCTCCAAATCTACAG GATGAACCATCTAGCTGTGTCAATGCAATGATAGAGGCTATATCAGACAGTGGGAGTCCAGTTAAAAGTCAACAGCTTGGTGAACCAGACCTAACTCTGGAGGAGAGGAAGAAGGTCTTAATGGATCAGTACAGATCCAAACCCTTAGTGTTTCTGGAGCGCTATCAGGCACATCTGAAGCCAGAGCACACAGAGGCTTTCTCTCACCTGAGCGGCGACTGCAGGGTGCAGTATTACTGCAAGGAAATTCAGAAGCGGACGTCTAGCACGACCGTCCGGACAAGAATCCGTAACCATCGCTACGCAGCTCTCCGTGCACTTCAGAAGG AGGGCCAGTATTTTAGCGAGGAACAGATGCGCGTACGAGATCCGCTGCTGTACGAGCAGTACATCGGACAGTACCTCAGTGAAGAGGAGATCTTCGAGCGCTCAGAAGAGTCCATGAGGAACGGGCCAAAGGGACTGGCCGACCTGCTTATCAACTCCTACCAAGAAAAACTGATCCAGAACCGCCTGGAGGAGGAGCAGGAGAGGGAGCAGTGTGCAGAGGAGGAGTCTGATGAAGAAG ATTGTGATGAGCCCAGACAGGCCGAGTGGGAGCCAAATGAGGATGAGAAAGCCATGCTGAGAGAAGAATTCTTGAGTCAAATGCATCAGCGATTCCTGGATGGCAAAGACGACTTCAACTACAG TGAAGTGGATGAGAACCCAGATTATGATAATCTGGATATTTTAAATCGGGATGCAGAGGAGCGTTATTTTGATGACGACGAGGAAGAGGCTATGATGCAGTAG